A single window of Planctomycetaceae bacterium DNA harbors:
- a CDS encoding tetratricopeptide repeat protein, translating to MSNPSGNSATDEPSSSGSDGESPRRSDRRSATLLWLGAAGLTVVAIAAAIWQSASVQDYFVRTKALALLNAGQLQPAYQVLSDSGRVGEDARLTLLMVRTLRQLDRLQDSLTTLDDNRLLIGDSDRLRQETLLNYARAGQIQEAEPQLPDMLSSTELDERDVCEAFVIGYRLNYRFPEAHRLLDAWEQDAPDDYRVEFHRGVIFQMLTEWDDASAAFQTAIARGDRRATTQVRLGQCLLELNDADGARSAFQTATKNDPELLSAWLGLAQCCHELGLSDESRAAYEACLKLDSNHFEAKLALAEADAADGNPAAARQKLEELLRDWPEDAHTLYAYGQVLVQLGESDQAEEVAVRWKAADEAIVKMESLLNELKPNPQDAGLRSQIGVLMMKHYSRSMGWQYLESVLQTSPDDRAANEMLAEYYEHRGEPDRANLLRSRIAP from the coding sequence ATGAGCAACCCTTCCGGAAATTCCGCGACGGACGAGCCGTCGTCCTCTGGTTCTGACGGAGAATCACCCCGCCGTTCAGACCGTCGGTCAGCGACTCTGCTGTGGCTGGGTGCGGCGGGACTGACCGTCGTGGCGATCGCGGCAGCGATCTGGCAGTCCGCTTCCGTGCAGGATTATTTCGTTCGCACCAAAGCTCTGGCCCTGCTGAACGCCGGACAGTTGCAGCCCGCGTATCAGGTGCTGTCGGACTCCGGGCGCGTGGGAGAGGACGCACGGCTGACGCTGCTGATGGTGCGGACGCTGCGGCAACTGGATCGCCTGCAGGATTCGCTGACGACGCTCGACGACAATCGACTGCTGATCGGCGATTCAGATCGGCTGCGACAGGAAACGCTGCTGAACTACGCTCGCGCGGGACAGATTCAGGAAGCCGAACCGCAGCTTCCCGACATGCTGTCGAGCACCGAACTTGATGAACGCGATGTCTGCGAAGCGTTCGTGATCGGGTATCGGCTGAACTATCGGTTTCCGGAAGCTCACCGGCTGCTGGACGCGTGGGAACAGGACGCGCCCGATGACTATCGCGTGGAGTTCCACCGCGGCGTGATCTTTCAAATGCTGACGGAATGGGACGACGCGTCCGCCGCGTTTCAAACCGCCATTGCGCGGGGCGATCGTCGAGCGACAACGCAGGTTCGTCTCGGGCAGTGTCTGCTGGAACTTAACGACGCTGACGGCGCTCGCAGCGCATTTCAGACGGCAACGAAAAATGATCCGGAACTGCTGTCTGCGTGGCTGGGACTGGCACAATGCTGCCATGAACTCGGGCTGAGCGACGAATCTCGCGCCGCCTACGAAGCGTGCCTGAAACTTGACAGCAATCACTTCGAAGCAAAGCTGGCCCTGGCGGAAGCGGATGCGGCCGACGGGAACCCGGCTGCCGCTCGTCAGAAGCTGGAAGAACTGCTTCGCGACTGGCCTGAAGATGCTCACACGCTGTACGCCTACGGTCAGGTGCTTGTTCAGCTTGGAGAAAGCGATCAGGCGGAGGAGGTCGCTGTTCGCTGGAAAGCGGCTGACGAGGCGATCGTGAAGATGGAATCACTGCTGAATGAACTGAAGCCGAATCCGCAGGACGCCGGACTTCGAAGTCAGATCGGCGTGCTGATGATGAAACATTATTCGCGGTCCATGGGATGGCAGTACCTGGAATCCGTGCTGCAGACATCGCCGGATGATCGTGCCGCCAACGAAATGCTGGCGGAATACTACGAACACCGCGGGGAGCCCGACCGTGCGAACCTTCTCCGCAGCCGGATCGCACCGTAA
- a CDS encoding FG-GAP-like repeat-containing protein produces the protein MSRLIAGAVVVVIACGAAVWWFRSPSLEQQLAVARRNVYRDPAAASELATRILETEPRNPSALRIAADAAAARNQLPEAAEFYTTLLSLAESPDQAVPDRSISKFIAAGLHSSAEAFLRWELDRRPDSEFAIRELATLLLTHGRHWEAQPLLRRLLDTGRIHLDELVMLGSRLELLEDEQVLRRAIVIESGPGPLTGLGYLAEFRQKPDEAIDHFQQAIDADSRNREAWAGLGLMLLQTERWQQLADWQHQLPRSAREHPDTQYVLARLSLSNALPADAAGQLVTAIQLDPNHRAACQQLAQLLSQTDAESQAAVLRERALRLDELERRLHDILFGDSTAESKLRVAALLGELNRPQEEYAWWTLVAQQHPEHASVASQRAQAARKRMLAGAQQADAELQAALTFDVKWPDLPSPTSSGNDGEESVPASIRFRDVSQQTGLTTPYFGGFDSPENGLWIYQQFGGGVAVIDADSDGRPDLLFVQGSVWPELPDDPRSQDQLYRNVGDRFADVTGAAIPHDHAFGQGVAVGDINSDGFADLYVAAIGTNRLLLNNGDGTFDEANFLPSAANSEWTTSCLMADLDGDGIDDLYDVNYVAGQEPFTRVCRSGAEQLIRGCKPTFFDAAGDRVLQGLGDGTFRDVTEFAGLPSEAGRGLGIVAADFDANGAVDLFISNDMTPNHLLLGGLLEPDDERSDHSPLFTEMGGPAGVASSGDGRIEACMGIAAGDVNGDGRIDLFVTNFYEETNTLYTNLDGHFFRDSTDTASLGASSRRMLGFGTQFVDADLDGDPDILIVNGHVDNFLHMDIPWKMAPQLYTNNGSGVFQLENSDCLGTYGSEARLGRSMAKLDWNSDGREDVVTTHLDGAPALLSNESNGSGNFLAVQLIGTQSSRPAVGAEVRLRIGNRRIVIQRMAGNGYYCSSGWTMIAGLADDTRVDVLEVAWPSGIVQQFHDVPANRVVRIVEGRDRLFEMAP, from the coding sequence ATGTCCCGTTTGATCGCCGGCGCGGTTGTTGTCGTGATTGCCTGCGGTGCGGCCGTCTGGTGGTTTCGCTCCCCGTCGCTGGAACAGCAGCTTGCGGTTGCTCGACGCAATGTGTACCGCGATCCGGCAGCCGCGTCGGAACTCGCCACTCGAATTCTGGAAACAGAACCGCGAAACCCGTCGGCGCTGCGGATTGCCGCGGACGCTGCTGCCGCCCGGAACCAGCTTCCTGAAGCGGCCGAGTTCTACACGACGCTGTTGTCGCTGGCGGAATCGCCCGACCAGGCCGTTCCGGACAGATCGATTTCGAAATTCATCGCCGCCGGTCTGCATTCATCGGCCGAAGCGTTTCTGCGATGGGAGCTTGATCGCCGGCCCGACAGCGAATTCGCCATTCGAGAACTGGCGACGCTGCTGCTGACTCACGGCCGGCACTGGGAAGCACAGCCACTGCTGCGCCGACTGCTGGACACCGGACGAATTCACCTGGACGAACTTGTCATGCTGGGCAGCCGCCTGGAATTGCTGGAAGACGAACAGGTGCTGCGCCGGGCCATCGTGATCGAATCCGGTCCCGGCCCGCTGACAGGTCTGGGATATCTGGCCGAGTTCCGTCAGAAGCCGGACGAAGCGATCGACCACTTTCAGCAGGCCATCGATGCGGACTCTCGGAATCGCGAAGCGTGGGCGGGACTCGGGCTGATGCTGCTGCAGACCGAACGCTGGCAGCAACTGGCCGACTGGCAACACCAGCTTCCGCGGTCAGCGCGCGAACATCCGGACACGCAGTACGTGCTGGCGAGACTTTCCCTCAGCAACGCTCTGCCAGCCGACGCGGCCGGACAACTTGTCACCGCCATCCAACTGGATCCGAATCATCGAGCGGCCTGTCAGCAGCTTGCGCAGTTGCTTTCACAAACGGACGCTGAATCGCAGGCCGCCGTCCTGCGCGAACGCGCGCTGCGTCTGGACGAACTGGAACGAAGACTGCACGACATTCTGTTCGGTGATTCCACCGCGGAATCGAAACTGCGAGTCGCCGCGCTGCTTGGTGAACTGAATCGTCCGCAGGAAGAATATGCCTGGTGGACTCTGGTCGCGCAACAGCATCCCGAGCACGCGTCCGTCGCCTCACAGCGAGCACAGGCCGCGCGGAAGCGAATGCTGGCGGGGGCTCAGCAGGCCGACGCAGAACTGCAGGCGGCGCTGACGTTCGATGTGAAGTGGCCGGACCTTCCGTCACCGACAAGTTCCGGAAACGATGGTGAGGAGTCGGTGCCGGCATCCATCCGGTTTCGCGATGTCAGTCAGCAGACCGGGCTGACGACTCCCTATTTCGGAGGATTCGATTCTCCCGAAAACGGCCTGTGGATCTATCAGCAGTTCGGCGGCGGAGTCGCCGTCATCGATGCGGATTCCGACGGGCGTCCGGATCTGCTGTTCGTGCAGGGCAGCGTCTGGCCGGAGTTGCCGGACGATCCTCGCAGTCAGGACCAGCTTTATCGAAACGTCGGCGACCGTTTTGCGGATGTCACTGGTGCTGCCATCCCGCACGATCACGCGTTTGGCCAGGGTGTGGCGGTTGGCGACATAAACAGCGACGGTTTTGCCGACCTGTATGTTGCCGCGATCGGGACGAATCGGTTGCTGCTGAATAACGGCGACGGGACATTTGACGAAGCGAATTTTCTTCCGTCGGCGGCCAATTCTGAATGGACAACAAGCTGCCTGATGGCGGATCTCGACGGCGACGGAATCGACGATCTCTACGACGTCAACTACGTGGCCGGTCAGGAACCGTTTACACGAGTCTGCCGCAGCGGTGCCGAACAGCTCATCCGAGGCTGCAAGCCGACGTTCTTCGACGCTGCGGGCGATCGAGTGCTGCAGGGACTCGGCGACGGCACGTTCCGGGATGTCACGGAATTCGCCGGTCTGCCGTCGGAGGCTGGTCGCGGACTGGGGATCGTCGCCGCGGACTTTGATGCCAACGGGGCGGTGGATCTGTTCATCAGCAACGACATGACACCGAATCATCTGCTGCTTGGCGGTCTGCTCGAGCCGGACGATGAACGCAGCGATCATTCACCGCTTTTTACGGAAATGGGCGGTCCGGCGGGAGTCGCGTCCAGCGGCGACGGCCGCATCGAAGCCTGCATGGGAATCGCCGCCGGCGACGTCAACGGCGATGGCCGGATCGACTTGTTCGTGACCAACTTCTACGAAGAAACCAACACGCTGTACACAAACCTGGACGGACACTTCTTTCGCGACAGCACGGACACCGCGTCGCTGGGAGCGTCGTCGCGGCGAATGCTGGGATTCGGCACGCAGTTCGTCGACGCCGACCTGGATGGCGACCCGGACATCCTGATTGTGAATGGCCACGTCGATAACTTTCTGCACATGGACATTCCCTGGAAGATGGCTCCGCAGCTCTACACAAACAACGGCAGCGGTGTCTTCCAACTGGAGAATTCGGATTGCCTGGGAACATACGGTTCCGAAGCCCGCCTTGGACGCAGCATGGCAAAACTGGACTGGAACAGTGACGGCCGGGAAGACGTCGTGACAACTCATCTCGACGGGGCTCCGGCTTTGCTGTCGAACGAATCGAACGGCTCCGGAAATTTTCTGGCCGTGCAACTGATCGGCACGCAATCGTCGCGGCCGGCCGTCGGCGCGGAAGTGCGGCTGCGGATTGGCAATCGCCGGATTGTGATTCAGCGAATGGCGGGCAACGGCTACTATTGCTCCAGTGGCTGGACGATGATCGCCGGCCTGGCCGACGACACACGCGTCGACGTACTGGAAGTGGCCTGGCCTTCGGGAATCGTGCAGCAGTTTCACGACGTTCCGGCCAACCGCGTGGTTCGCATCGTGGAAGGCCGCGACCGCCTGTTTGAAATGGCACCATGA
- a CDS encoding DUF1559 domain-containing protein: MEQVSGKRRKLKLGFTLIELLVVIAIIAILIALLLPAVQQAREAARRTQCKNNLKQLGLALHNYHDVFGVFCYGKGGTDGGDLPQSQQGNWRRISGLVPLLPYMEQAPLYNQIQGGGTFNGITWQPGGPYPWETAYTPWRTQVPAYLCPSDGQPYQGWDGGRSPCAKTNYAFSCGDSIVGVQESLTPDRGMFTYAICFGLRDCIDGSSNTLLMSELVRADGGTLSVLGGTAQVSATDTNPSLCLAQIDPNNTRQWLPGTTYYGWSGDRYNDANTSMTGFSTVLPPNGPRCTEDGWDGRWGIYSAQSRHTGGVQVLLGDGSCRFISENIDAGSKTAPDPGPVGGRSPYGVWGALGTRAGSETVGEF; the protein is encoded by the coding sequence ATGGAACAGGTGTCTGGAAAGCGTCGAAAGCTCAAGTTGGGGTTCACCCTGATTGAGTTGCTCGTCGTGATCGCAATTATCGCAATTCTGATTGCGCTGCTGCTGCCGGCTGTGCAGCAGGCGCGCGAGGCGGCTCGCCGCACGCAGTGTAAGAACAACCTGAAGCAGCTTGGGTTGGCACTGCACAACTACCACGACGTCTTTGGCGTGTTCTGTTACGGCAAGGGCGGCACCGACGGCGGCGACCTGCCGCAGTCGCAGCAGGGCAACTGGCGACGCATCAGTGGACTCGTCCCGCTGCTGCCGTACATGGAACAGGCTCCGCTGTACAACCAGATTCAGGGTGGCGGAACATTCAACGGCATCACCTGGCAGCCAGGTGGACCATATCCGTGGGAAACCGCCTACACGCCATGGCGTACGCAGGTTCCCGCTTATCTGTGCCCATCTGACGGACAGCCGTATCAGGGCTGGGACGGCGGACGCAGCCCCTGTGCGAAGACGAACTACGCGTTCTCCTGCGGCGACTCCATCGTCGGTGTGCAGGAATCGCTCACACCGGACCGCGGCATGTTCACGTACGCGATTTGCTTCGGTCTTCGTGACTGTATCGACGGCAGCAGCAACACGCTGCTGATGTCGGAATTGGTCCGCGCTGACGGCGGCACGTTGTCTGTGCTTGGCGGCACGGCTCAGGTCTCCGCCACGGACACAAACCCAAGCCTTTGTCTGGCACAGATTGACCCGAACAACACACGTCAGTGGTTGCCGGGAACGACTTACTATGGCTGGTCTGGCGACCGGTACAACGACGCCAACACGTCGATGACCGGGTTCAGCACTGTGTTGCCTCCCAACGGACCACGTTGTACAGAAGACGGCTGGGACGGTCGCTGGGGCATTTATTCGGCACAGAGCCGCCACACCGGTGGTGTTCAGGTTCTTCTGGGTGACGGCTCCTGCCGCTTCATCTCAGAAAACATCGACGCCGGCAGCAAGACCGCTCCCGATCCGGGACCGGTCGGCGGACGCAGCCCATACGGCGTTTGGGGTGCTCTGGGTACCCGAGCCGGAAGTGAAACCGTCGGCGAATTCTAA